Proteins encoded by one window of Lycium barbarum isolate Lr01 chromosome 11, ASM1917538v2, whole genome shotgun sequence:
- the LOC132618998 gene encoding uncharacterized protein LOC132618998 — translation MANTTDKKKEKKEKNVPGLVDLVFSWSLKDVLNKDLYKDKVKEIPETFESIDHYLQSFITPLVEETRADLLSNLSIVWRAPALEVLDVIISEDFKPPKGLYYDILLKRTKEGEGEKSEAKNESKYEPEVGDLIALTNVRPRRIEDLNRPKRSYLIAIVQWMKKEYIVQGKKKKVIVRGKKKEDSDWIPILSSQLIPFQKPDRAKGEHGDKLFIVYLSNLTTNIRIWNALHSDLENANLEIIKTVLKSDPDIGEVDCSLCSVREPKTNAALSISRAIAQSFELDNAQQEAVVSCIATRECAHRNMVKLIWGPPGTGKTKTVASLLYVLLQMKCRTLTCAPTNIAVLGVTKRLMQNVKHFPQYDTYGLGDIVLFGNGERMKIEDHEDLFDVFLDNRVAALVSCLSPYNGWRIGIQSMTCLLEDPKEQYHKYLEKQKDKDHDSDDTEDIDDEEEEEKGSVTSQVSILGEKDGKINDQGLKKNRKSKLWKKFVLDTLKENKKNDKQNSQKRNNSKATDEANKVKNKGEASNKEAVVWTFEEFVNKRFKWIHNKLIFCLTSLYTHLPTSFISLEVAKEMIRLLEMLQTLGKLYATVEPSEGLREILPGLFTRNKTRLFNIRVTKTKCIKVLKFLNESISLPNFIDDDQIQSFCLQGACLIFCTASSAMKLHTEGMTPMEMVVIDEAAQLKECESTIPLQLPGLHYAILIGDEKQLPAMVQSKICEKAEFGRSLFERLVNLGHKKHLLNVQYRMHPKISMFPNREFYQKQIMDGPNVKEAKYEKRFLKGSMFGSYSFINVSSGNEEVDDKHSTRNKAEAFVVAEILANLHQEFVSSKQKVRVGCISPYKAQVYAIQQILGKTYSTNVKSDFSVNVRSVDGFQGGEEDVIIISTVRCNLRGSVGFLSNLQRANVALTRARHCLWILGNGTTLVNSGSIWKNLVIDAKARGCYFDVTEDEQLKQAILNATWPIDGNVVSRTSSVHGDREDNLARQLGGMNLRDKTGSSRSSNNFRRSNMKKGQLFREVKPNQLADDFVERYMRNKCK, via the exons ATGGCAAATACgacagacaagaaaaaagagaaaaaagagaaaaatgttCCTGGTTTAGTGGATTTGGTGTTTTCTTGGTCTTTAAAGGATGTGTTGAACAAAGATCTTTACAAAGACAAG GTTAAAGAAATTCCAGAGACATTTGAGTCGATTGACCATTACCTGCAGTCATTCATTACTCCACTTGTTGAAGAAACACGTGCTGATTTGCTCTCAAATTTGTCCATAGTTTGGCGAGCCCCTGCACTCGAGGTTCTTGATGTTATAATATCAGAAGACTTTAAGCCTCCGAAAGGTTTATATTACGATATTTTGTTGAAAAGAACCAAAGAGGGAGAAGGAGAGAAAAGTGAAGCGAAAAACGAATCGAAATACGAGCCAGAGGTTGGTGATCTGATCGCGCTAACAAATGTGAGACCAAGAAGAATTGAGGATTTGAACAGGCCTAAGAGATCTTATCTCATTGCTATTGTTCAATGGATGAAAAAGGAATATATTGTTCAAGGGAAGAAAAAGAAAGTTATTGTCCGAGGGAAGAAAAAGGAAGATTCAGACTGGATACCTATCCTATCTTCACAGCTTATTCCGTTTCAGAAACCGGATAGGGCAAAGGGTGAACATGGCGACAAGCTTTTTATCGTGTATCTTTCTAATTTAACAACGAATATTCGAATATGGAATGCATTGCATTCAGACCTTGAAAATGCAAATTTGGAGATCATTAAGACCGTGTTGAAAAGTGATCCGGATATT GGTGAAGTTGACTGCTCCCTTTGCTCCGTTAGAGAACCTAAAACTAATGCTGCTTTATCAATTTCAAGAGCCATTGCTCAGTCCTTTGAGCTAGACAATGCTCAACAAGAGGCTGTTGTAAGTTGTATTGCTACAAGAGAATGTGCTCACCGGAATATGGTAAAGCTAATTTGGGGTCCTCCCGGAACCGGGAAGACCAAAACAGTTGCCTCTTTACTTTATGTCCTGTTACAGATGAAATGCAGAACTTTGACCTGTGCACCCACGAACATTGCTGTGTTAGGAGTTACAAAGAGGCTGATGCAGAATGTAAAACACTTTCCACAATATGACACATATGGTTTAGGAGACATCGTCTTATTTGGTAATGGGGAAAGAATGAAGATCGAAGATCATGAAGATCTGTTCGATGTATTTCTTGACAACCGTGTTGCTGCTCTTGTTAGTTGCTTGTCTCCGTATAATGGTTGGAGAATTGGTATACAGTCTATGACATGTTTGCTTGAGGATCCCAAAGAGCAATATCATAAGTACTTAGAAAAGCAAAAGGATAAGGACCATGACAGTGATGATACAGAGGATATAGATGATGAGGAAGAGGAAGAAAAAGGAAGTGTTACTAGTCAAGTATCTATTTTGGGCGAAAAAGATGGAAAGATCAACGACCAAGGActcaaaaaaaatagaaagagtaAGTTGTGGAAGAAATTTGTCCTTGACACCTTAAAAGAGAACAAGAAGAACGATAAACAAAATTCTCAAAAGAGGAACAACTCGAAAGCAACTGACGAAGCGAACAAGGTCAAGAACAAAGGGGAGGCGAGCAACAAAGAAGCCGTTGTGTGGACATTTGAGGAGTTTGTTAACAAAAGATTCAAATGGATCCACAACAAGTTAATATTTTGCCTAACGAGCTTGTACACACATCTACCTACTTCTTTCATTTCACTGGAAGTAGCAAAGGAAATGATCAGACTACTTGAGATGCTTCAAACCCTTGGAAAATTGTATGCTACTGTGGAACCATCTGAAGGATTAAGAGAAATTCTACCGGGATTATTTACAAGGAATAAGACAAGACTTTTTAATATTCGTGTGACGAAAACAAAATGTATAAAAGTATTGAAATTTCTTAACGAAAGTATCTCTCTTCCAAATTTCATCGACGACGACCAAATCCAAAGTTTTTGTCTGCAAGGTGCGTGCTTGATTTTCTGCACGGCTTCTAGCGCCATGAAGTTGCACACAGAAGGAATGACGCCAATGGAGATGGTGGTAATTGATGAAGCCGCTCAACTGAAAGAATGTGAATCCACTATTCCGTTACAACTCCCCGGTCTCCACTATGCTATACTCATCGGAGATGAGAAACAGTTGCCTGCAATGGTTCAGAGCAAG ATCTGTGAGAAGGCTGAGTTCGGCAGGAGCTTATTTGAAAGGCTAGTAAATTTAGGACACAAAAAGCACCTTCTTAATGTTCAATATAGGATGCATCCGAAAATAAGTATGTTCCCGAATAGAGAGTTCTATCAGAAGCAAATCATGGATGGTCCTAATGTGAAAGAAGCAAAATATGAGAAGAGATTTCTTAAAGGAAGTATGTTTGGCTCCTATTCATTCATTAACGTAAGTAGTGGAAATGAAGAGGTTGATGACAAACACAGCACGAGAAATAAGGCTGAAGCTTTCGTTGTAGCTGAGATACTTGCCAACCTTCACCAAG AATTCGTCTCTTCAAAACAAAAAGTCCGTGTTGGTTGCATATCTCCTTACAAGGCTCAAGTTTATGCTATTCAACAAATTCTTGGCAAGACATATAGCACAAATGTTAAGAGCGACTTCTCAGTGAATGTACGCTCAGTTGATGGTTTTCAAGGTGGTGAAGAGGATGTGATAATTATCTCTACTGTTCGTTGTAATCTCAGGGGATCAGTTGGTTTCCTCTCTAATCTTCAGAGAGCTAATGTAGCACTGACACGAGCAAG ACACTGCCTTTGGATATTGGGAAATGGCACAACTTTGGTTAACAGTGGTTCCATATGGAAGAATTTAGTCATTGACGCCAAGGCTCGTGGTTGTTACTTTGATGTTACTGAAGACGAGCAATTGAAGCAAGCAATTTTGAATGCGACTTGGCCAATTGATGGAAATGTTGTCTCACGAACCAGCTCGGTTCATGGTGACCGAGAAGACAACTTGGCACGTCAATTGGGAGGGATGAATTTGAGAGATAAGACGGGATCTTCAAGAAGTTCCAA TAATTTTCGGAGGTCCAACATGAAGAAAGGACAATTGTTTCGCGAAGTGAAACCAAATCAACTTGCTGATGATTTTGTGGAACGATATATGCGCAACAAGTGCAAATAG